The window GAGGCCCTGGCCACCCTGCTGGGGGAGAAGGAGGGGGAGATCCTGGCCGAGCCCCTGGTGGAAGGAAGCCAAGTGGCCCTTCCCCAGACCCTGGAAACCAAGGCTACCCTTTTGGAAGCGGCCCGGCGCCTGGACGAGTGGCGCCAAGGCCAGGTGGGCCCCGATGAGGTTTTCCACCTGGTGGAGGACCCCACCCGCCATCCCCTAACACCCGAGGCTTGGACGGTGTTGGAGCTACTGGATGGCGTCCGGCGGGCAAGGAGCGTGGCCCTCCTTTCCGGCCTTCCGGAGGAGCAGGTCTATCATCTCCTCTTTGAACTGAAAAGCCGGGGGCTGATCCGCCCTTCCACCCTGCTGGCGGACGACCCCCTGGTCCTGGTGTTGGCGGAAAGCGGGGTGGTGCGGCGGCTCCTTCTCTACCTCCTGGAGGCCCACCGCTACCGGGTGCAGCTCCCCTTGGACCTGGAGATGGCCCTACGCCTCCTCAAGGAGAGGCCCAAGGGCATCATCCTCCAGGGGGAAAGGGCCCTGGAGATGGCCAAGAGGCTCAGGGCCCACCCCGAGGGCAAGCTGGCCTCCTTGTACCTGGTGAGCGAAACCCCGCCGGGGCTTCTCTTCCGCCCCCTTAGGGTCTTGCACCTTCCCAAACCCCTAAAGGCCCAGGAGGTGCTGAAGGCCCTGGCCCCCTTGAGGCGCGGGGGAAGCTAGTTGGGCCGCCTCCCTTCCCGGAGAATGGCCTCCGCCCGCTCCCGGTAGGCCCGGAGGGCCTGGTGCCACTCGTCGGCGGGGTGGACATGGGGCAACACCGCCTCGGTGCGGGCCAGGATCTCCTCCGGGGAGCGGTAGCCCAGCTGGGCCAGGGTATCCACCACCATCTCCTGGGCCCCCACCCACTCCCGGCTTCCCTCCTCGGCGAGCTCCGCCACCTTGCGGTAATGGGCCAAGGCCTCCTCCAGGTGCATGAGGTCGTAGGCGATGTGGCCCAGGATGAGCTCCCCCGCGGCCAAAGCCCCTTCCGCCATGGCCTCCTGGGCTAGCCTTTCCGCCTCCTGGTACCGCCCCTGGCGATACAGGACCTCGGCCAGGTCCGCCAGGGCCTGGGCCCGGTAGGGGTAGCCTTCCTCCTTCAAGAGGGCCTTCAGGTATTCCTCGGCCTCTAGATGGCTCCCCTGGTCCAGGGCCGCCACCGCCATCTCGTGGAGGACATACCCCCTTTCCACCCCCTCCGCCCGGGCCAAGGCTTCCTGAAAGGCGGCCATGGCCTCGGGATAGCGCCCCAGGCGTAAGAGGATCTGCCCTTCCAAAAGGGGGGTGCCGTAGGCCTTGTGGCCGCTTTCCTCCTCCCGTCTTAGGGCCTCCCGCACCTCCTCCAGGGCCCGGTTGGGGTTATCCAGGAGGAAATGGGCCCGGGCCAGGAGGTAGTAGCGGGTGGCGGCATCCTCGAGGGGTTCTTCCCCCACGGCCTCCGAGGCCTCCTCCAGGGCCAGGAGGGCCCTTTCCCCCTCTCCCGCCTCCACCCACATGGCGGCGGCATCCAAAAGAAGCCAGTAGCGCTCCAGGCCCAAGGCCAGCTCCGCCCCCCTCTCGTAGGCCAAGGCGGCCTCGG of the Thermus albus genome contains:
- a CDS encoding DUF4388 domain-containing protein, encoding MVRATLEELDLAELLKVLADHRKSAVVTFRGRLYGRIHLLHGRILYARTEPGPHLGEYLVRLGHLSLDEVQELVERQGRENPGTPLGALALELGLIGEEELKEALEAQVLEALATLLGEKEGEILAEPLVEGSQVALPQTLETKATLLEAARRLDEWRQGQVGPDEVFHLVEDPTRHPLTPEAWTVLELLDGVRRARSVALLSGLPEEQVYHLLFELKSRGLIRPSTLLADDPLVLVLAESGVVRRLLLYLLEAHRYRVQLPLDLEMALRLLKERPKGIILQGERALEMAKRLRAHPEGKLASLYLVSETPPGLLFRPLRVLHLPKPLKAQEVLKALAPLRRGGS
- a CDS encoding tetratricopeptide repeat protein, which translates into the protein MRGVLEALHHGDYDTAIERLTRKALFGSKEEAKEALLLLAEVHSLYGEEGREKAHRALEEAYEFGGLEYDPLYRALLGELLALEGRGEGEVRALFLPTEDPRARYHQAQALFYLGRFEEVLRTLKEGLPAFLAWRAEGLKGRALEQLGRYPEAALAYERGAELALGLERYWLLLDAAAMWVEAGEGERALLALEEASEAVGEEPLEDAATRYYLLARAHFLLDNPNRALEEVREALRREEESGHKAYGTPLLEGQILLRLGRYPEAMAAFQEALARAEGVERGYVLHEMAVAALDQGSHLEAEEYLKALLKEEGYPYRAQALADLAEVLYRQGRYQEAERLAQEAMAEGALAAGELILGHIAYDLMHLEEALAHYRKVAELAEEGSREWVGAQEMVVDTLAQLGYRSPEEILARTEAVLPHVHPADEWHQALRAYRERAEAILREGRRPN